Proteins encoded within one genomic window of Candidatus Pseudothioglobus singularis PS1:
- a CDS encoding YebC/PmpR family DNA-binding transcriptional regulator, with protein sequence MAGHSKWHNIQHRKGAQDAKRGKIFTKLIKEIVVAAKMGGGVLENNPSLRAVIDKALAANMKRDTIENAVKRGSGDLDGENYEEIRYEGYGLGGTAIMVDCLTDNKNRTVSDVRHAFSKHGGNLGTDGSVSYMFSKQGFLSFGSGDEDTIMEIAIESGAEDIISNEDGSIDVVTTPENFFPVKDALIAKNLIPDHSQITMEPANRIELNLEDADKFMKLIDRLEDLDDTQEVYHNADISDEILSEL encoded by the coding sequence ATGGCAGGACACAGCAAATGGCACAATATTCAACACAGAAAAGGTGCGCAAGATGCTAAGCGTGGAAAAATCTTCACCAAACTCATTAAAGAAATTGTTGTGGCGGCAAAAATGGGTGGTGGGGTTCTAGAAAATAATCCCTCTCTTCGTGCTGTAATAGACAAAGCTCTAGCAGCAAATATGAAAAGAGATACCATTGAAAATGCTGTAAAGCGAGGCTCAGGCGATTTAGATGGTGAAAACTATGAAGAAATTCGCTACGAAGGCTATGGCCTTGGTGGTACTGCCATTATGGTAGATTGTCTGACTGATAACAAAAACCGTACCGTTTCTGATGTTAGGCATGCATTCAGTAAACATGGTGGAAACCTTGGAACAGACGGCTCAGTATCCTACATGTTCTCCAAACAAGGTTTTTTAAGCTTTGGTTCTGGGGATGAGGACACAATTATGGAAATTGCAATTGAATCAGGAGCAGAAGATATTATCTCTAATGAAGATGGGTCAATTGATGTTGTGACGACTCCAGAGAATTTTTTTCCAGTTAAAGATGCATTAATTGCTAAAAACCTTATACCTGATCATTCACAGATCACTATGGAGCCAGCTAATAGAATCGAACTCAATCTTGAGGATGCAGATAAATTTATGAAGCTAATTGATAGACTTGAAGATCTTGATGACACTCAAGAAGTCTATCATAATGCTGATATTTCAGACGAAATACTGTCTGAACTATGA
- the nadA gene encoding quinolinate synthase NadA gives MQNIEIEQSIENSIKEALKQNNATLVAHYYVSSDLQALAEESGGIVSDSLEMARFGQNSDADTIIVAGVKFMGETAKILSPEKRVLVLDTEANCSLDLSCPIDEFSKFCDQKPDHVVVVYANTSAEVKARADWVVTSGSALKVVQKLHDEGKKVLWAPDKHLGHYVQSMTGVEMLMWDGACIVHEEFKAEGLKRLMEIHPEAGVLVHPESPKEVIALADIVGSTTQLINAAASRPENTFIVATDNGIFHKMKEVAPHKKFIEAPTMGEGADCESCAHCGWMAMNNLEKCLDTLNTGNNEILINNQIIDKAKNSIQRLLDFTK, from the coding sequence ATGCAAAACATTGAAATAGAACAATCGATTGAAAATTCAATTAAAGAGGCTCTTAAGCAAAATAACGCAACTTTGGTTGCTCATTACTACGTAAGCTCTGATCTTCAGGCCTTGGCTGAAGAATCGGGAGGTATTGTCTCGGACTCTCTTGAAATGGCAAGATTTGGTCAGAATAGTGATGCAGATACTATTATTGTTGCAGGGGTTAAATTTATGGGCGAAACTGCCAAAATTTTATCTCCTGAAAAGCGTGTTCTCGTTTTAGATACTGAGGCAAACTGCTCACTAGATTTATCATGTCCAATTGACGAATTTTCAAAATTTTGTGATCAAAAACCTGATCACGTCGTTGTCGTCTACGCAAACACTTCTGCAGAAGTAAAAGCCAGAGCGGACTGGGTTGTAACTTCTGGAAGCGCACTAAAAGTGGTCCAAAAGTTACACGATGAAGGGAAAAAAGTTCTCTGGGCCCCAGATAAACACCTAGGTCACTATGTGCAATCGATGACAGGTGTGGAGATGCTCATGTGGGATGGAGCTTGTATTGTTCATGAAGAATTTAAAGCAGAAGGACTCAAAAGGCTTATGGAGATACATCCAGAGGCTGGTGTATTGGTCCACCCTGAATCACCCAAAGAGGTGATCGCACTTGCTGATATTGTTGGATCGACAACTCAGCTTATCAATGCCGCTGCATCAAGGCCTGAAAACACCTTTATAGTTGCAACTGATAATGGCATTTTCCATAAAATGAAAGAGGTAGCGCCTCACAAAAAATTTATTGAAGCCCCAACTATGGGAGAGGGAGCTGATTGTGAATCATGTGCTCACTGTGGCTGGATGGCAATGAATAACCTTGAAAAATGCTTAGATACTTTAAATACTGGTAATAATGAAATCCTCATTAATAATCAAATTATTGATAAAGCAAAAAATTCAATTCAGCGCCTTCTGGACTTTACTAAGTAA
- the aspS gene encoding aspartate--tRNA ligase: protein MRTHFCGELNKSDLNSQVKLCGWVNRRRDHGGVIFLDVRDKKGIAQIVINPDTANTFKLAETIRNEFVLQITGQVVARANEMVNSKIPTGEIEVLASHIEILNSSKPIPFQLDSMETSEEVRLKYRYLDLRREEMQKRLRLRSKVTHFMRDFMDSNDFLDIETPFLTKATPEGARDYLVPSRTHEGNFFALPQSPQLFKQLLMMSGFERYYQIVKCFRDEDLRADRQPEFTQLDVETSFMNEDEITSLMEEMIRGLFKEVGNIDLPSKFPTISYKKAINLYGVDRPDMRIPLHMVDVNDIMKDVEFKVFSGPANNKNGRVAALKVEGGASISRKQIDDYTKYVSIYGAKGLAYIKLNEDGPSSPIIKFLGDDVTQKVIDLTEAKTGDIIFFGADKSKVVNEALGNLREKLAHDLNLYNKEWAPIWVLDFPMFEVSDDGSLNAIHHPFTAPSVDSKTLIDNPEDSLSRAYDLVINGSEVGGGSIRIHQSDMQKTVLTLLGIDDEEAKEKFGFLLDALDYGCPPHGGIAFGLDRLVMTLSQTESIRDVIAFPKTQTAACLLTDAPSSVSKAQLKDLNIKVTLPTRV, encoded by the coding sequence ATGAGGACACATTTTTGTGGTGAACTAAATAAGTCAGATCTTAATTCACAAGTAAAGCTTTGTGGCTGGGTCAATAGGAGGCGTGACCATGGAGGTGTAATATTTCTTGACGTTAGAGATAAAAAAGGAATCGCTCAAATTGTTATCAATCCAGATACTGCAAATACTTTTAAATTAGCCGAAACGATTAGGAATGAGTTCGTTCTTCAAATTACTGGCCAAGTTGTTGCTAGGGCGAATGAGATGGTAAATAGTAAAATTCCAACTGGTGAAATAGAAGTTCTTGCTTCACACATTGAAATATTAAATTCTTCAAAACCTATCCCCTTTCAACTTGATTCGATGGAAACTTCTGAGGAAGTTAGACTTAAATATCGTTATTTAGACCTCAGAAGAGAGGAGATGCAAAAGCGTTTACGACTAAGATCAAAAGTAACACACTTTATGCGTGACTTCATGGATAGTAATGACTTTCTAGACATTGAGACGCCTTTTTTAACTAAAGCAACGCCAGAAGGTGCAAGAGACTATCTCGTTCCATCAAGAACACATGAGGGTAACTTCTTTGCTCTTCCTCAATCACCACAACTGTTCAAACAGCTCCTAATGATGTCTGGATTTGAAAGATACTATCAAATTGTTAAATGTTTCAGGGATGAAGACTTAAGGGCAGATCGTCAACCCGAATTCACTCAGCTTGATGTCGAAACATCTTTTATGAATGAAGATGAAATTACATCTCTTATGGAAGAGATGATAAGAGGACTTTTTAAAGAGGTTGGCAATATTGATTTACCCTCTAAATTTCCAACAATTAGCTATAAAAAAGCCATTAATCTCTATGGTGTTGATAGGCCCGATATGAGAATTCCATTACATATGGTCGATGTGAATGACATCATGAAAGATGTAGAATTCAAAGTTTTTTCAGGGCCTGCAAATAATAAAAATGGAAGAGTTGCTGCGCTCAAAGTTGAAGGCGGGGCATCAATTAGTCGTAAGCAAATAGATGACTACACAAAGTATGTAAGCATCTATGGCGCTAAGGGCTTAGCCTATATTAAACTTAATGAAGATGGGCCTTCATCTCCCATTATTAAATTCCTAGGTGACGATGTCACTCAAAAAGTAATTGACCTAACTGAAGCAAAAACTGGAGATATTATCTTTTTTGGCGCCGATAAATCTAAAGTAGTCAATGAGGCTCTTGGTAATTTAAGGGAAAAACTTGCTCATGATTTAAATCTCTACAATAAAGAATGGGCTCCTATTTGGGTTCTCGACTTCCCTATGTTTGAAGTTTCAGATGATGGCTCCCTTAATGCCATTCATCATCCATTTACCGCGCCAAGTGTAGACTCAAAAACACTGATAGATAACCCTGAGGATTCGCTCTCAAGAGCTTATGATTTAGTAATCAATGGCTCTGAAGTTGGAGGTGGATCAATTCGTATTCACCAGAGTGACATGCAGAAAACTGTGCTAACACTTCTTGGTATTGATGATGAAGAAGCAAAAGAAAAATTTGGTTTTTTACTAGATGCGCTTGACTATGGTTGCCCGCCTCATGGTGGGATAGCTTTTGGCTTAGATAGACTCGTTATGACTTTAAGTCAAACTGAATCGATTAGGGATGTTATTGCATTCCCTAAAACACAAACTGCTGCATGTTTATTAACTGATGCGCCTTCAAGCGTTTCTAAAGCGCAGCTTAAAGATTTAAACATTAAGGTGACTCTTCCGACTAGAGTTTAA
- a CDS encoding DUF502 domain-containing protein, translated as MEIVNNLVPTRLLPESLLNLDTTIPGSGIVLVILVILITGALVTNILGRKLLDLWERALNKIPGFRNIYNALKKISSTVLNTSSESFRKAFLIQYPSKGIWVIAFQSGDYKGEVESIIGKDVINLFVPTTPNPTSGFFVMIPKKDAVELQMSVEEAFKLVISAGVVTPDNLKIKEKK; from the coding sequence TTGGAAATTGTAAATAACCTTGTTCCAACTAGACTTCTCCCAGAATCTCTACTTAATCTAGATACCACTATTCCGGGATCTGGAATTGTTTTAGTTATTCTTGTTATCCTTATTACAGGAGCCCTTGTTACAAATATTTTAGGTCGTAAATTGCTAGACTTATGGGAGCGTGCGTTAAACAAAATACCTGGTTTTAGAAATATTTATAACGCACTAAAGAAAATCTCTTCAACTGTTTTAAACACATCAAGTGAAAGCTTTAGAAAAGCATTTTTAATTCAATATCCAAGCAAGGGAATCTGGGTTATTGCTTTTCAATCAGGTGACTATAAAGGTGAGGTAGAAAGCATTATCGGGAAAGATGTTATTAATTTGTTTGTTCCAACAACACCCAACCCAACTTCAGGCTTTTTTGTGATGATTCCAAAAAAAGATGCGGTCGAGTTACAAATGAGTGTTGAAGAGGCGTTTAAACTAGTTATATCAGCAGGTGTTGTGACGCCTGACAATTTAAAAATTAAGGAAAAAAAATGA
- the map gene encoding type I methionyl aminopeptidase yields MSISIKSSDQIEKMRLAGKLASSVLEMIGEHVKTGVTTEKLDQICHDFIVNDLDSVPAPLNYNGFPKSICTSVNNVVCHGIPSEKKLKKGDIINIDITVIKDGFHGDTSKMFIIGKPSVKALKICNVARDSMMLGIEKVKPGIHLGEIGKVIGTYVHSKNCSVVKDYCGHGIGEVFHELPQVIHYDDGKIAQSPVLEPGMTFTIEPMVNLGGYEVVTSRIDGWTVTTKDRSLSAQTEHTILVTENGYEILTLRDEELNQ; encoded by the coding sequence ATGTCTATCTCAATTAAATCATCAGATCAAATCGAAAAGATGCGTCTAGCTGGAAAGCTAGCATCGAGTGTACTTGAAATGATTGGTGAACATGTTAAAACAGGCGTTACTACTGAAAAGCTCGATCAAATTTGTCATGATTTTATTGTTAATGACTTAGATTCAGTTCCTGCTCCTCTTAACTATAATGGATTCCCAAAATCGATATGTACTTCTGTTAATAATGTAGTTTGTCATGGGATTCCTAGTGAAAAAAAACTCAAAAAAGGTGATATTATTAATATTGATATTACAGTTATTAAAGATGGCTTTCATGGTGACACTTCGAAAATGTTTATCATTGGTAAGCCCAGTGTTAAAGCCTTAAAAATATGTAACGTTGCTAGAGATTCTATGATGTTGGGTATTGAAAAAGTAAAGCCTGGTATTCACTTGGGAGAAATTGGCAAAGTTATTGGTACTTATGTTCATAGTAAAAACTGTTCTGTTGTTAAGGATTATTGTGGACATGGCATCGGAGAGGTCTTTCATGAACTCCCTCAAGTTATTCATTATGATGATGGAAAAATAGCTCAAAGCCCAGTTCTTGAGCCTGGAATGACTTTTACTATAGAGCCAATGGTTAATTTAGGTGGTTATGAAGTAGTTACTTCAAGAATTGATGGCTGGACAGTTACAACAAAAGACAGGTCGCTTTCAGCTCAGACAGAGCATACAATTTTAGTGACTGAAAATGGTTATGAGATCCTAACACTTAGGGATGAGGAGCTCAATCAATAA
- the htpX gene encoding protease HtpX, with the protein MQRIFLFLLTNIAIMVILSITLRILGVESLLMQNGSNLNINALVIFSGVFGFGGAFISLAISKWMAKRMTGATVISSPKNNMEKWLIETVKKQSKIVGIRMPEVAIFPSSQMNAFATGASKNNALVAISQGLLDNMTQGEIEAVVGHEMSHVANGDMVTLTLIQGVVNTFVIFFSRVIGHIVDRVILKNQRGYGIGYFVTTIFAQIVLSILASIIVMYFSRKREYIADTGGADLAGHQNMINALKRLGQREPEPLPEQLAAFGIGEKPKSNRSQLWSSHPPLEDRIKALEKRAKNSR; encoded by the coding sequence ATGCAAAGAATATTTCTCTTCCTACTTACTAATATTGCCATTATGGTGATTTTAAGTATTACTCTTAGAATTCTGGGGGTTGAGAGCCTTCTGATGCAAAATGGTAGTAATTTAAATATTAATGCTCTTGTAATTTTTTCTGGTGTTTTTGGTTTTGGCGGTGCATTCATCTCTCTAGCTATTTCAAAATGGATGGCTAAAAGAATGACAGGTGCCACTGTCATTTCTTCACCAAAAAATAATATGGAAAAATGGCTTATTGAAACGGTAAAAAAACAGTCTAAAATTGTTGGTATCAGGATGCCAGAAGTTGCTATCTTTCCTTCAAGTCAAATGAATGCATTTGCTACTGGAGCCAGTAAAAATAATGCCTTAGTGGCAATTTCGCAAGGTCTTCTTGATAATATGACCCAGGGTGAAATTGAAGCAGTAGTTGGTCATGAAATGAGTCATGTTGCCAATGGAGATATGGTTACACTGACTCTTATTCAAGGCGTTGTTAACACCTTTGTAATATTCTTCTCAAGAGTTATTGGTCATATTGTTGATCGAGTAATACTTAAAAACCAACGCGGCTATGGTATAGGATACTTTGTTACCACTATTTTTGCCCAAATAGTTCTTTCAATTCTGGCTAGCATTATTGTTATGTACTTTTCCCGTAAGAGAGAGTATATCGCTGATACTGGTGGGGCAGATCTAGCGGGTCATCAAAACATGATTAATGCATTAAAACGACTAGGACAGAGAGAACCAGAGCCTTTACCAGAACAATTAGCTGCATTTGGAATTGGAGAAAAACCAAAATCTAATCGTTCTCAACTCTGGTCATCTCACCCGCCACTTGAAGATAGAATCAAAGCTCTTGAAAAAAGAGCAAAAAATTCTAGATAA
- a CDS encoding tetratricopeptide repeat protein: MKHESFNDQGIKLLRKKQFIEAKNSFEKALQFKPNFTKALNNLGIVNYKLGNLDQAVRLFKKVVALDSDYAVTSENKILSVIYFFSQGDIQQALEILNMLVEKNPREALLFNMLGGCFASIGMVEMAIENYQKAIELEPEYAIPKHMLNSLTGYTSKEPPKQYVKNLFDDYAYRFNDALVNNLQYSLPFIIKEFILQINSKKCIYLNVIDLGCGTGLAGKDLRDISTNLLGIDISENMISEAKKLGIFDTLIVGDIVEKLNSFPGKFDLFVALDVLIYIGDVESIFKAVHKSCNSDSLFVFSVEIQDENGYSLLKSSRYAHSDKYIMHQTNELFDLVNSQNVKLRKEGENWIEGKVYAFKPI, encoded by the coding sequence ATGAAACATGAGTCATTTAATGACCAAGGTATTAAACTATTAAGAAAAAAACAATTTATTGAGGCAAAAAATTCTTTTGAAAAAGCTCTTCAATTCAAACCTAATTTTACCAAAGCTTTAAATAATCTTGGCATAGTAAACTATAAACTTGGTAACTTAGATCAAGCAGTAAGATTGTTTAAGAAAGTTGTAGCTTTAGACTCTGACTATGCTGTGACCAGTGAAAATAAAATTCTTAGTGTTATTTATTTTTTCTCTCAGGGAGATATTCAACAAGCACTGGAAATTCTTAATATGCTCGTGGAGAAAAATCCAAGAGAAGCACTCCTTTTTAATATGCTTGGAGGATGTTTTGCAAGTATTGGTATGGTTGAGATGGCAATTGAAAATTATCAAAAAGCTATTGAACTTGAACCAGAATATGCTATTCCAAAACATATGCTTAATTCTTTAACTGGTTATACTAGTAAAGAACCACCAAAACAGTATGTAAAAAATCTTTTTGATGATTATGCTTATAGATTTAATGATGCCCTTGTTAATAATCTTCAATACAGCCTCCCTTTTATTATTAAGGAATTTATACTTCAAATTAATAGTAAGAAATGTATATATCTAAATGTAATAGATTTAGGATGTGGAACAGGTTTAGCTGGAAAAGATTTGAGGGATATAAGTACTAATCTTTTAGGTATTGATATTTCAGAAAATATGATCTCTGAAGCGAAAAAGTTAGGTATTTTTGATACCCTCATTGTTGGAGATATAGTTGAAAAGTTAAACTCGTTCCCAGGCAAATTTGATTTATTTGTAGCTCTTGATGTGTTAATTTATATTGGAGATGTAGAATCAATTTTTAAAGCAGTCCACAAGTCTTGTAACTCCGACTCGCTTTTTGTTTTTTCTGTTGAGATTCAAGATGAGAATGGATACTCTCTATTAAAAAGCTCCCGTTATGCCCACTCAGATAAATACATTATGCATCAAACTAATGAACTTTTTGATTTGGTTAATTCTCAAAATGTAAAATTAAGAAAAGAGGGCGAGAATTGGATTGAGGGTAAGGTATACGCATTTAAACCAATCTGA
- a CDS encoding DMT family transporter, with amino-acid sequence MSNDKQGIFFILLGMFFFSIQDVLVRQLADYASLTQIMFIRGMVGSIILIIFLKLTKRRIDFSSSFPILAITRVLLFFIGFLCFYFALAKMEFAEATSLFFVTPLFITILSKFMFKSEVGFYRICAIIVGFIGVLLIVKPSPTGFNYFTLLPIITAFTYSVSMMLAKYTSEKDSVFQQMLHLYGGSVVLAFGAWLIIPLIEFEPSQAKNLEYLIRDWSIYNNSVLVMLLSIAAVGSAGMLLLTSAYRIGSPPVIAPFEYIMLIFAIGSGYFIFSEIPDIYSILGMLLITASGLFVFIREGVKKEPVAVKTSLRT; translated from the coding sequence ATGAGTAACGATAAACAGGGAATTTTTTTTATCTTGTTAGGAATGTTTTTCTTCAGCATTCAGGACGTTTTAGTTCGTCAGCTTGCCGATTATGCTTCTTTGACTCAAATAATGTTTATTCGTGGAATGGTTGGCAGCATCATACTTATTATTTTTCTTAAATTAACTAAGCGTCGTATCGACTTCAGTTCATCGTTTCCAATTCTTGCCATCACTAGAGTCTTACTATTTTTTATAGGTTTTTTATGTTTCTATTTTGCGTTGGCAAAAATGGAGTTTGCAGAGGCAACGAGCTTATTCTTTGTGACGCCATTATTTATAACAATATTATCAAAGTTTATGTTCAAGTCAGAAGTTGGTTTCTACCGTATTTGTGCCATTATTGTCGGTTTTATTGGTGTTTTACTTATTGTTAAACCAAGCCCTACAGGATTTAATTACTTTACTTTACTGCCTATAATTACTGCTTTTACATACTCAGTATCAATGATGCTTGCTAAATATACAAGCGAAAAAGATAGCGTTTTCCAACAGATGCTTCATCTATATGGAGGAAGTGTTGTACTTGCTTTTGGTGCTTGGTTGATAATTCCGTTAATCGAATTTGAACCCTCTCAGGCTAAAAACCTAGAATACCTTATAAGAGATTGGTCAATTTACAACAATTCAGTGCTTGTAATGCTTCTTAGTATTGCAGCTGTTGGAAGTGCTGGAATGCTTCTACTTACATCTGCATACCGAATTGGCTCACCCCCAGTTATTGCACCTTTTGAGTATATTATGTTAATATTTGCTATTGGAAGTGGTTACTTTATTTTTAGCGAGATACCTGATATTTATTCAATACTAGGAATGCTACTCATTACTGCAAGTGGACTCTTTGTTTTTATTCGAGAGGGAGTAAAGAAAGAACCAGTAGCAGTGAAAACCAGTTTGCGCACCTAA
- the dnaQ gene encoding DNA polymerase III subunit epsilon, which yields MQNMERLIVLDTETTGINPKEGHRIIEVGAVQIENREVSNIEFHKYIQPNRTVGDSVNIHGITDKFLINKPQFNQISDDLLSFIEGATLIIHNAPFDLGFLDNELKLNGIKKKIQDLCPVIDTLELSKKQRPGTMHNLDALCRRFGVDTSERTRHGALLDAQILAQVYIAMTGGQSNLFQETQSNVSELTDPSLIKKNIANSEKIKVILANKDETELHNNYFNN from the coding sequence ATGCAAAATATGGAAAGGCTTATTGTGCTTGATACAGAGACAACTGGAATTAATCCAAAAGAGGGTCATCGCATTATTGAAGTTGGAGCTGTACAAATTGAAAATAGAGAAGTCTCTAATATTGAATTTCACAAATATATTCAACCTAATCGAACTGTTGGTGACTCCGTTAATATTCATGGAATTACAGATAAATTTCTAATCAATAAGCCTCAATTTAATCAAATCTCAGATGATTTATTATCCTTTATCGAAGGGGCAACATTGATTATTCATAATGCACCATTTGACTTGGGCTTTCTTGACAACGAACTTAAACTTAATGGCATAAAGAAAAAGATACAAGACTTATGTCCAGTTATTGATACTCTTGAATTATCAAAAAAACAAAGGCCTGGCACAATGCATAATTTAGACGCCCTTTGCCGTCGATTTGGTGTTGATACAAGCGAAAGAACTAGACATGGGGCTCTATTAGATGCTCAGATTCTTGCTCAAGTTTATATTGCAATGACTGGCGGTCAGTCCAATTTATTTCAAGAAACCCAAAGCAATGTATCCGAGTTAACTGACCCTTCACTCATCAAAAAAAATATTGCAAATAGTGAAAAAATTAAGGTTATTTTGGCCAATAAAGATGAAACAGAACTTCATAATAACTATTTTAATAATTAA
- the rpoZ gene encoding DNA-directed RNA polymerase subunit omega, translating to MARVTVEDCLDKVQNRFELVLVAAKRAHQLNSGGFRTTLDVGKDKPTVLALREIEAGLINASILTEEYAIEEELNAQEKLADQAKMSEVKEELSEASLDSEVATDDLAVKDEDE from the coding sequence ATGGCAAGAGTAACAGTAGAAGATTGTTTAGATAAGGTACAGAATAGATTTGAATTGGTTTTAGTGGCTGCTAAGCGCGCTCACCAATTAAATTCTGGTGGTTTTAGAACAACCTTAGACGTTGGAAAAGATAAACCAACTGTTTTGGCTTTAAGAGAAATTGAGGCTGGATTAATTAATGCCTCAATTCTGACAGAAGAGTATGCAATTGAAGAAGAGCTTAACGCACAGGAAAAGCTTGCAGATCAAGCTAAGATGAGTGAAGTTAAAGAAGAGCTGTCAGAGGCTTCGCTCGATTCTGAGGTTGCGACTGATGATTTAGCTGTTAAAGATGAAGATGAATAA
- the acs gene encoding acetate--CoA ligase — protein MKYPIMQSNRKPLIDAQKYESMYEQSMSQPDEFWADQADQFISWDKKWDKVSDVDFSKGKIAWFEGATLNVSYNCLDRHLPERANQVAIIWEGDDPDSSQSVTYKELHEMVCKFSNGMRDLGVEKGDRICLYMPMIIEATVAMLACARLGAIHSVVFGGFSPDALRDRILDSECKMVITADEGVRGGKSIPLKANVDIATKECGCVEHIVVVKRTGSDIGWSDRDVWYDELVKDVSSNFPCEMFDAETPLFILYTSGSTGKPKGVLHTSGGYLLYAAMTHKYTFDYQEGDIYWCTADVGWVTGHSYIVYGPLANGATSLMFEGIPNYPDASRFWQVIDKHQVNIFYTAPTAIRALMGAGNELVQKTSRSSLKILGTVGEPINPEAWEWYYSIVGEERCPVVDTWWQTETGGHMITPMPFATELKPGSATKPFFGVEPQVLTESGEVLEGEASGVLVLARSWPGQMRTLYNNHERFMEAYFSTYPGKYFAGDGVKRDADGYYWITGRVDDVLNISGHRLGTAEIESALVLHSNVSEAAVVGMPHDIKGQGIYAYVSLMSGIEGTDELKKELVALVRKEIGPIATVDKIQFAQGLPKTRSGKIMRRILRKIAEDDYKELGDTSTLAEPGVVEDLISNRIQ, from the coding sequence ATGAAATACCCAATCATGCAAAGTAATAGAAAGCCTTTAATTGATGCTCAAAAATATGAATCGATGTACGAACAGTCAATGTCTCAGCCTGATGAATTTTGGGCAGATCAGGCAGATCAGTTTATTAGTTGGGATAAAAAGTGGGATAAAGTTTCTGATGTTGATTTTTCTAAAGGAAAAATTGCTTGGTTTGAGGGCGCCACTCTTAATGTTTCATATAACTGCCTTGATCGTCATCTTCCTGAAAGGGCAAATCAGGTAGCGATTATTTGGGAAGGGGATGATCCAGATTCAAGTCAGTCTGTCACTTACAAAGAGCTCCATGAAATGGTTTGTAAATTTTCAAATGGAATGAGAGATCTCGGTGTTGAGAAGGGTGATCGTATTTGCCTTTATATGCCAATGATTATTGAAGCAACCGTTGCAATGCTTGCATGTGCAAGGCTTGGAGCTATTCATTCTGTTGTTTTTGGTGGCTTCTCACCTGACGCTTTAAGAGATAGAATCCTTGATAGTGAATGCAAGATGGTTATTACTGCTGATGAAGGTGTTAGAGGAGGTAAATCTATACCACTTAAAGCCAATGTAGATATTGCAACAAAAGAGTGCGGTTGTGTTGAGCATATTGTAGTTGTTAAGAGGACTGGCAGTGATATAGGTTGGTCAGACAGAGATGTTTGGTACGATGAACTGGTCAAAGATGTATCGTCCAACTTCCCTTGTGAAATGTTTGATGCTGAAACGCCACTTTTTATTCTTTACACTTCAGGCTCAACTGGAAAGCCCAAAGGTGTTCTTCATACCTCTGGTGGCTACCTGCTTTATGCAGCAATGACTCATAAATATACTTTTGATTATCAAGAGGGGGATATATATTGGTGCACTGCTGATGTCGGCTGGGTAACGGGCCATTCGTACATTGTTTATGGGCCACTTGCTAATGGTGCAACCTCTTTGATGTTTGAGGGTATTCCAAATTATCCAGACGCCTCAAGATTTTGGCAGGTCATTGATAAACACCAAGTTAACATTTTTTATACTGCTCCAACTGCGATTAGGGCTTTGATGGGTGCAGGAAATGAGCTCGTTCAAAAAACTTCTAGATCTAGTTTAAAAATACTAGGAACTGTTGGAGAGCCAATCAACCCTGAAGCCTGGGAATGGTACTATAGTATTGTAGGTGAAGAGAGATGCCCTGTTGTAGACACCTGGTGGCAAACTGAAACAGGCGGCCACATGATTACACCAATGCCATTTGCCACTGAATTAAAGCCTGGCTCTGCAACCAAACCTTTTTTTGGTGTTGAGCCTCAAGTTTTAACTGAGAGTGGTGAAGTGTTAGAAGGTGAAGCTTCAGGTGTTCTGGTTTTGGCGCGCTCATGGCCCGGTCAAATGAGGACGCTTTATAACAATCATGAGCGCTTTATGGAGGCTTATTTTTCAACGTATCCTGGGAAATATTTTGCTGGTGATGGCGTGAAGCGTGATGCCGATGGATATTATTGGATTACTGGAAGGGTGGATGATGTCTTAAACATTTCTGGGCATCGTCTTGGAACCGCAGAAATTGAATCTGCACTAGTTCTTCATAGTAATGTCAGTGAGGCTGCAGTTGTTGGAATGCCTCATGATATTAAGGGGCAAGGAATCTATGCTTACGTCTCTCTAATGAGTGGTATTGAGGGAACTGATGAGCTTAAAAAAGAACTAGTTGCACTTGTCAGAAAAGAGATTGGACCCATAGCTACTGTTGATAAAATTCAATTTGCACAGGGCCTTCCTAAAACAAGATCTGGAAAGATTATGAGACGAATTTTAAGAAAAATCGCAGAAGATGACTATAAAGAGTTGGGAGATACTTCAACGCTTGCGGAGCCTGGCGTAGTTGAGGATTTAATTTCTAATAGAATACAATAG